The DNA segment CGTCACCTCTTGGTGCACCACTAACAACGGCTTCTTCTTCTATTCCCTACCACGCTGTACTTGAATATAATATTGTCATAAGTGGTAGTACCCTTATTTAATATGCAGTCCCCAAATTtataatatacattatctctgcaaaaaaatgctgaaaaattcaattcaattacattaaattacttttaatataaagtatgcagaagcaaaaataaaagtaaaacactatcatcaaaacattatgaaaatatttcctgATTATTTTCAGTGGATCATTTAATCAGCAGTGACTATCGCCTTATAAAGGCCTGAGGTACATAAAGAAGCAATCTTCTCTCTCCAGGTGAGAGACCCGAGCCAGGAAGCCTGCGGTCGTCTCACTTTCCTTAAAGAGTGTAAGACCATAAAAGGCCTTCCACAAACCGCCGTGTGCAACCTGAACATCACACTTCCAGCAGTGAAAAAGGTAAGGTAGCGTTGAACTCACCATTCTCTGTTGTCACCTCCATAACCATTGTCATGGTTAGGGTAGTTTCGGCCCCAATAACAGTGatagaagaaagacagagaaagacttTGGCCAAACTGCCGCCACTGtgtcttttatctgtttaaaGCTTTTCTCTATGTATATCGGTTATCTATGCAGTGGATTCTTTGTTCATTGGCTGTTTCATTATGTTCCTACCTATCTTTTGATTTGGATGACATGCTTTTGGCTGAGGGCTTTTGTGCTGAAGGCTTTTTTTGATTATCAGGCTGGCTTTTCGTGGCTTCAGTttgctgtttttgctgctgAGTGTTGGCGCtttatacttttttctttctttttttttggttattgtttgtttggtctgtgttttgtttttttttgtttttttcatttgctgagTTTGCTAAAGTGGCTTCTCTTCTCAGTTGGAGCTTCTGTCACTCACTCCTTTTTCACACCCTGATGTTTCTTTTCCCCCTGCTTTCCATGTTATGTTACTCCCCCCTCCGTTTCTGCAATGCATCTTGGGAACCAGGAAATGGAGTCAGATGCCGAGGATGAGGTAAACCACACCCTCCCCACCATGTGCTCTGCGCTAGATCTATAGTGGCCCTGCTCTGCTCATCATAGCCTTCTTTCCGCTTCTACAAGGGCAATAAAAGCTTTCCTTGTTCAAAGCAACCTTTAGCTGCTCAGTTTTGCATGACATGACATTGTAGATATGAAAACATATCTGTTTTATCCTTATCCTTTGCGCTCTACAGTATGTGATATAAGTGGCTTTGGAGTTTAGATATACTTACATTGTTCTTTAGTCAAgatttaactttattaacattaGCTTAAATTGATTATAAGTACTTATAAGGTAGAGTTTGTAGCCTTATCATGACTAACTCAAGCTAATGTGCTTAGCTTGGCAACACCTATTGTAAGCACTTAACTAAAGATTGCAGTGCAGTGATACTCCTTAAAGAAGAATTTGCTGCCATTTTATACAACTGTTTAAAATGGGCTTTGTTCTTATGTTAATACCAACTAATGCGGACTATTGGGTTTGCTTTAATTTGACATTATAAGGTCCAAATGTTGCTCATTTGGCAGCACTATACACTGTAGGGTGACCTAGAACTGATAggattttgtgttgtttactATTGTTGCAGACTGAAAAGCCAGAGCGACGTCATACCTTTGCATCCCTAGCCTTACGTAAGCGCTACAGCTATCTGGCCGAGCCTGCACTGAgtgagtttgacattttcactaACAAAACCCTTTGATGAATAATAACAATGCAAATTTTCGTGGATAAGTTAGTTTACAGCATTAACAGTTTTAATTAACCTGTAAGATGCGTTATCAATATGTAGATAGATGTGACTTACTTACTGTAATAAATGCATATTTCTCATCCTACATAACTTGCACTGTCCACATGCTTGATAACAACATGGTACATATTTTTGCATGGGTCAATGAGTGGTTTTTAAGTTTTCGTGCTGTGCTTGCTCACGTTGTGAGTTGTACTTTTTCTGGGTTTGTTTCCACTGCTGAGTTGTAGATGTCAAAATGCAGCAACATCAAAAATTTTTCTATGACTTCCCAACACAATGTGAATTGGCATTTTGGAAGGAGGTCAAAgtaaaattttatttgtttttcatttgtccCTTCTGAGTTTAAAGCTGTTTTTGGCTTTGTGATGATGTAGCAGCTTTTTTTGTGGGACAAAAATGCATGGTAGGAGGTCTTGAGTTTGAGCTCTTTCAGGtgtgtcttttcagttttttctcactctctgcttGTCACCACTTCTTGTCGACCTTGCATGACAAAATGGGAAAcacattttgtcatattttgttCGTTATGTAATAAACGGAAAATGGAAACTTCTGCAGCCCATGGCTCTATTGTATCATAGTGTCTTTGGGGAATCTGTCATTATGTAATTTTTGGACCAAACAGATAAAAGGCACTTTAAAAAGCGGATTGAAATTAGAGCCAGAATCCATACAATGTTTTAGAACATCTAAAGTCCAAAGAGAGAAGTTGTTTTGTGTTACTCCTGGAGCATTTGTCTCGccatttttctgttgtcagtTATTAGTCTACGCCATTGTCTCTGAAATTTTACTTTGCTGCTGAATGTGCTTCATTCAGTTTATTCATtacattgttgttgctgttgttgttctttgtGTCATCTTCCAGTCTTGAATCACACGGAAACACAATTGTTTCTTTTCATCCATCTTCAGACAATATTCAAATATCTTATCTCAGCACTTCgtaaaactgctgttttcctTCTTTGATACCAGGACTGCGTCACTGACcaactcttcctcctctgatctcttttctttcacatttttttttcttcctttcccttCCCCAACATAATTTTCTGTTACCTTTACTACTCCACATTCTTTGGATTATTTTTCCCATTCCTTCTTCACCATTATTTCTACAAATTCATCTGAAGAAACAGCAGTTGAGCGAAGCACAGCAGCAAGAACACTGCCTGCTGGTTACCCTCACAAACCTGTCTTTCCAACCAGACCTTACCCACCATGGTCGACTGCTCCTATTACCGTCCCTGGCCAAACAAGGCCAGGAGTGGGGGGTTCCGTCGCCTCTACCGATTCACCGGCAGGCTCACCAGCTGCTTCTCCATTGAAATCTACCTGGCCCCTCTCCTCCCCGTCACCTGCATGCCCTGCAACTATCAAAGCCACCCTTGGAGCTCCACCACCAGTACCTACCCTGTCATCCCCAGTTAAATCAATTAGCGACATAGTGTCCTCATCCCCCATCAGGTCTTACAGGACTATGCCTTCACCCATTAAAACCGTTGTCCAGCAGGGTCAATACCCTGTCCAGGCATCTGCCAGCCTTGTGTCCTCTGGAAGCCCATGTAAACCTGCCACAGATCCAGCATCCATCAAGAACCTTGCTTCGGCATACACATCAAGGACTTCCCCACTTCACTCAATATCCAATGGTCCTGTGCCAGAGAGGTCATCAGCTCCTATTACTGCTCCTGCATCGCCAAAGACACCTTACAACATGTACAATGCTAATCTGCCTTTTAAAACTGCCCTTGGGTCCACAGTTGTGACAGATGCAGTGGCACCTAACCTTCCTTCTGGTAAAAGCATATCCAGCCTGTCCTCTTTGAAAACCTCTGTAGATTCAACACTCTCATCCCGAGGAGGGAGAACATCCCTTTCGTCTCTCTCTTCAACTGGGCAGACAACCATTGCTTCCTCAGAACTGTCCATGATGAACGGATCAGTATCACCTGTCAAATATCCATCCTCTTCGTCCACGCCATCCTCCCCTTCTTCTCGTCTTATCTCTGAGAGGAGTAGCAGCCTTCAGGAGAGGATTCAGGCTACCACCCAAGCAGCAACATCTGGTGTTAGTGCAGCCATAAATGAAGCTATAGACTCATACTCAGTCTCAGGCTACGGCACTCTTAAAACACAGTCCTCCTCACGTAGATCTGCAACAGCAAGCTCTGCTTACGGTTCCATGAGATCTGTAGTTGCTTCCCCCAGTTCAGCAGTTTCATCTAATACGGTGACTGTACCTGTGTACTCATTAGTAAACGTCATCCCAGAGACCCCTGTCAAACCAGGGCCAGGGTCTCTCAAAATGGCATTGCCTGATTCCCCTCGTCCCTCATCCTCgtcatcttcctctctgtcttcctgtgttaccacatcaaaaataaattccCAATTGAAATCCCCCCCGTTCATCACACCACCTATTATCCACCCAACAGCAGCCTCCAACCAGGAAATACTAAAAGATGTAGCAGACATGAAAGAGGATCTGATCAGAATGTCAGCAAtcctacagacagacacacagacagcagccaaAACTGTCCAAACATCAAATACTGGCACTCCCAAAGAGACCAAGTTAGAGGATGAAGAGCCATTTACTCTAGttgagaaagtgaaagaagatTTAGTGAAAGTCAGTGAAATATTACAGAAAGATATCATGAGTGAAGGTAAGGCCATTGCAGGTAAAGAGAGACCCTCAGAGGATGAATGGGAGGAATTTTCCAAAGATGAGATTGAGGAGGCACAAAGAAGTACCCTCACAGACTATTACCCACTGTTTGATGAAAACACGCTCCTTCTCAAGCACCAATCCATGTCAAGCAAAGACCTAGAGTTAGCTAAAGTAGTAGACTTTTTAACAAATGACTTTGGTGCTAATTCTCTCTCCAAAATGACAGAGTTGAAATGTAAGTATGAGGAGGCGACAAAAAGGGAaggggaggaaaaacaaaaacgtgTTCTTAAACCATCTATGTCGATACAAGAGCACAAACTCAAAATGCCTCCACCAGTCTCAGGCATGCTCAGATCTCCCTCAGAGAAGGACCTAAGCAAACTTGCTGAGTCATATCAGGGGTCTGAGACTATTTTGGAATCACCTGAGGACCTGTCTCATGAGCAGGATAAAAGTCCCCTGTCAGACAGCGGGTTTGAGACCAGGAGTGAAAAGACACCCTCTGCTCCTCAGAGTGCAGAGAGCACAGGACCTAAGCCCTTATTCACAGATTCACCCATCCCTCCCTGTGTGACTGAGACCAGGACTGAAGTGGTCCACATTAGGAGCTATGAGCAGCCTGACGATCCTTGTGAGCCTCTCCTGATGGAGGAGGCAGCATCTGCCCCTCCTTCTATAGAGCCAGATCCAGCTTCAATAAGCTCTACCAAAGCCCTACAGATGAAAATGCCGGAAGAGGACTCCATGATGAACAAAAGTGTGTGTCTTAAAGAGGAAACTCATATCACCACTACCACTAGAATGGTGTATCACAAGCCACAACTGACTGATGGCGCAGAGATTAGAGAGGAGGGTATGTCGGTCAGTGATATCATGAAAGCTTTCCAGTCAGGTAGGGACCCATCTAAAGAACTGGCAGGCCTTTTTGAACACAAGGCTAGCCAGGATTCTGTCAAAGGTGATGAGCTGACTCCTAGATTTCTAGATAGAGACATTAAATCCAAACCTAAAGTCGAGAGGATAATTGAGGTTCATATCGAAAAGGGCCACAGCACAACAGAGCCAACTGAGGTTATTATCAGGGAAACCAAAAAACACCCTGAGCTTTATGTCTACAAGGGGGACCGTGGAATTAGGGAACTTACTGATTACGATGAGGCCcaacaggaagaagaggagctCACTGCTGAAGAATCCCTGCCCTCCTTCCTAGAAACATCTCGCGTTAACACCCCAGTGTCACAGGAGGAAGACAGTCGCCCAAGTTCTGCTCAATTGATGGCAGATGATTCATATAAAGCCCTGAAACTGTTGAGCCAGCACTCTATAGAGTACTGTGATGATGAGCTGTCAGAGATCAGAGGCGAGTCGTATAGGTTTGCTGAGAAAATGCTACTGTCAGAGAAACTTGATGTGTCTTCAATGTCTCACTCTGACACAGAGGATTCAGCAATGATGACTGACAAGAGCCGGCACCTAATTCATGAGGAGAATGGTAGCCGTGGCGCTGAGAGCATGAGTCAGCAGCAAGGAAGCCCCAAAAGAGAGTTTGTCTCCAAGTCATCAAAAGATGGGTCCCCTAAATCTGGTAAATTCTTGCACAGGGAGGAACCATCTCCGTTTGATAAAGTGACAGTGCTCCATTACTCCACAGATCAGGGCAGCCCCAAGCATGCTGTTTGGATGCGATTTACAGAGGATAAACATGACAGAAGCAGGGATAAGCTCCTTTATGAGGATAGGGTGGACCAAACTGTAAAGGAAGCTGAAGAAAAACTCTGTGAGGTATCTCAGTTCTTCCGTGACAAAACAGAGAAGCTCAATGATGAGTTGCAGTCCCCTGAGAAAAAGCCAATGAGACGAGAGGTAAAGGAACCCAGATCCTGGCCTAGCTCAGCATGCAGTAGCCCTGAGAAAACGCAGCAGAAATCTAAGGCAGGAGAAGAGGTGTTCAGTAAAAGCAAACTCAGGGAGCCTTCggttgttaaaatgtttgggAGCACCCcaacaactgaaaagaaaagctctAGCTTACCAAGCAGCCCCCAGAAGAGCGTTCTCTCTCATACCAGTGACgataaaattaaacaacaaactaAGACAAGTGAATCTGCACCCTCTTCTCCTGCTCATGTAAAATCAACATCGAAAGTCAGTGCTGTGAGGATGAAGTTTGAATCTGAGGCTCAGAAACAAAGTCAGTCTAGTCCAACCAAAGTTCCTCCTCCAGTGCAGCCAAAACCTTCAATAAAGAAATTACAGGAGAGCAAACTTCCCGTTTATCAGTTTTTTGCAGGAGGAAAAGCATCAAAAGTGTCTGAAGCATCAGAAGATGAAACCTTTAAAAAGGATGTTGAGCAGGATAAATGTGATGCCACAGACAGCAGTAAACCTGCTGTGATATCAACATCCAAAGCCCCAAAACATATAGGAGAAAAACTGCCGAACAAAAATATCCCAGAGGCCTCGTTGCGAAGACCAATTAGTGAAACTGAGAATGACAAAGCAACTGCTAAAGGGAAAGATGTCCATTCCAGTGTTACTCAGGAATTTAAAGAAAGCAATAAAGTCCAGAAAGTTCAGACATCTATTGTTCATGATGCTGTTAGATTACTAGAGAAAGAGAGTGATGCTAAAAAATAccaacaaattacaaaaagtgAGTCTGCTTCCAAAGAAGTAATAGCTGAGCTGCCCAAAAAAGATGGCGAGGAACCACTAAACAAAAATctcagaaaaaagacagaatctCAAATTCCTATAAGAACAGCATCCTCTACTTTAGATAATGACCtcacaaagaaacagacaatAATTAAACCTTCACAGATACCTACATTATCTAAAAGCAAAATACAGATGAGTCTTGAGACAACCCCagcaaaaacagatgaaaatctAACCTTTGAAATTCTAGATAATGCACCCAAAGACTCCAACTCCAATAATCTTCCTAGCCCTAGAGAAATGCTGGAAAATGTCATAAACCCTCCAGCTGCTACAACAACCAAAGAGAACTTCAAGGGCATCAAAACATTACCTGTTTATGTCGGTGTTCAGGtgggcaggcaggcagagagggaggccAAAGGAGCACTGTACACAGTCAAACAGAAATCAAACTCAGCAATCAGCCCCATAAGCCCAGATGATGACACACTAGAACAGGTGTCTTTCATAGACAGCTCAGGGAAAAGCCCCCTTACACCAGAGACCCCCAGCTCTGAGGAAGTCAGCTATGACCTCACAGTCAGGACACCTGATGGCTTTATGGGATTCATGCCAGGGAAACCCAGTCCCATCCTGGAGGTATCTGAGGAATCAGAGGAGGATGACCAAGGcaaagtttttttctcttttaaagaGGCCCTGCCAGAAAGGAAAACTGATATTCATGCCACCCAAGCAGACCTTGCTAATGCTAATAAGcaagaaacagaaatgaatgataACCTGCAGGAATTAACAAATAGATTCAATCAGCAAGTAACAACAGCCAATGGCGAGTATGAGGAAATTACAGGCCAGGAGCATCAAGAAGTTTCAAAAGACAAAGGTATCGCATATATTGAattccctccccctcctcctctggacTCAGCTTCAGAAATTTCAGACCCAGAAAGGAAAGGTTCCTGTGCCTCttcagagactgagacagaaatgATGGAAGTAAACTTACAGGAAGAACACGACAGGTATCTGCTGACTGAGCCAATTATACGAATCCAACCCCCTTCCCCGGTGCCTCCTGGGGAAGATGACAGTCAGTCAAACGGTGATgaaggagatgatgatgagtcaATCTTTCAACCAATTCCTTGCAAGAAATTTACTTTCAAAGTtcctgaggaggaagaggaaaagaagaaagataagGAAAAGGCGACTAAAtccaaaaaacatgacaaaaatggAAACAACAAAGAACTTAATGGTGGGACCAATGGCTCCAATGGTTCTTATGGCTCCAATGGCTCCAATGGTTCCAATGGTTCTAATGACAAAGGAGAGGACTATGAATAtgaacaaaatggaaatgatcAATCGATAACAGACTGTTCAATAGCCACAACAGCTGAATTTTCTCATGACACAGATGCAACGGAGATAGACTCCCTAGATGGATATGAACTtcaggatgaggatgatggcCTGTGTGAGCAGGCAGATTTACGGTTGTTTGGTCTTCCAGACAGCCGAAGAGATGTCTGGGCAACAGACACTTTTAGGTCCACTGACCGCTCTTTTCCCCAGACCAAACTTGAAGTTATTGAAGAGGAGAAAACCCCAGAAGAATGTCAAAAGGACACTTTCAAAAAAGATACCCCTTCAAATGGTGGTAAACCTGATGCTGTTAGTAAAGATGGGGTTACAAGTCAGGAACAAAAACCCTCAGATAAAGAGGGATTTTCAGACACTTACTTTAGTTATAAGTTAGAGGAGGAGTTTAACTCTCCCTTTAAGACTGTTGCCACTAAAGGGCTGGACTTTGACCCCTGGTCCAGTAAAGGTGGAGAAGAAGATATCGTTGACATGGGAGGGACACGGGGAAGCAATGGTGAGCCTAAGCCTTTTGGACTAGCAGTGGACGAACAGTCTCAGGCTACGACACCAGACACTACCCCAGCCCGAACACCAACAGACGATAGTACGCCGACAAGCGAGCCAAATCCATTCCCCTTCCATGAAGGGAAGATGTTTGAGATGACACGCAGTGGTGCGATTGACATGAGCAAGAGGGACATGGTGGAGGAGAGGCTCCAGTTTTTTCAGATTGGTGAGCATTACTACTCGGCGGGCAGGTACAGTGTCAGAGAATCAGAGGTAGACGCCTCCTCACAACACAGGGATCAGTTTAGTACTCAGGATCCCACAGATACCTCAATAGTTCCTCAAGTCTCCATTCAGACTACCACTGTCCAGTTAGAAATATCAAATATGGCTGGCAGTTACAGCACATGCAGAGACTCAACTTCTAACACTGAGCCTTCATTCTCCACTTTTAGAACAGGATTCAAGTTGTCATCTGATAAAACTTATGATGCATCAAATAACAGTTCTAAATGTAGAACAACAGGCACCTTTGATAATATAACCTCAGGATCAACTGTAGATAGTTCTTACTCTGTAACCTCAAACTACACAGATTGTGCTAATTTGAATACATCAGGCATGACAGATTATTATTCAAATCACAGAATTCCTTCAGGTATGTCCAAACAGAACGACCATTTGGATTGGATCTCAAAAAATCAGAACACTTGTTACCAAAGCACAGATCATTCTTTCGCACCTTCACAACAGATAAGCAATCCCCAAACATGGAGCAGCAATACCAGTAGCAACATCCCTGTTTCCCATTATGTCCATTCAGATGTCGCTCAGGCTGGCAGTATTGTGTTTAACATGTTGTCCTCCTCGGGACTGCAGGAGATCAGCAGGATAGAGGCGTCCTTCAACCAGCTAGAGGTGAACAGCAGGGAAGGCAGGGTTTGTCCtaatgtagcaataacaaacaCGGCAGCCAAAGAGGTCAAACCCCAGATATGCAAGTCCAGGTTACCAGTGAGGGTGCACAGAAGCAAACTATGCAGCCAAAGTCGAACAATAGTGAAAGACAAGGCACAAGAAAATGCTG comes from the Seriola aureovittata isolate HTS-2021-v1 ecotype China chromosome 21, ASM2101889v1, whole genome shotgun sequence genome and includes:
- the LOC130162078 gene encoding ankyrin-3-like isoform X25; its protein translation is MAHAASQLKKKADENLNAAEDEKEKKKARKRSREVKKKTDVNACYLRAARAGNLEKALDYLKNGVDINICNQNGLNALHLASKEGHVEVVAELIKQGANVDAATKKGNTALHIASLAGQSEVVKELVTHGANVNAQSQNGFTPLYMAAQENHLEVVQFLLDNGSSQSIATEDGFTPLAVALQQGHDQVVSLLLENDTKGKVRLPALHIAARKDDTKAAALLLQNDHNADVESKMMVNRTTESGFTPLHIAAHYGNINVATLLLNRGAAVDFKARNDITPLHVASKRGNSNMVRLLLERGAKIDARTKDGLTPLHCGARSGHEQVVEMLLDRGAPILSKTKNGLSPLHMATQGDHLNCVQLLLHHEVPVDDVTNDYLTALHVAAHCGHYKVAKVIVDKKANPNAKALNGFTPLHIACKKNRVKVMELLLKHGASIQAVTESGLTPIHVAAFMGHENIVHQLISHGASPNTSNVRGETALHMAARAGQSNVVRYLVQNGARVDAKAKDDQTPLHISSRLGKQDIVHQLLANGACPDATTNSGYTPLHLAAREGHRDIAAALLDQGASLGITTKKGFTPLHVAAKYGKIEVANLLLQKSAQADAAGKSGLTPLHVAAHYDNQKVALLLLNQGASPHAAAKNGYTPLHIAAKKNQMEITTTLLEYGASTNTVTRQGITPLHLAAQEGNVDIVTLLLARDAPVNMGNKSGLTPLHLAAQEDKVNVAEVLVNQGATIDPETKLGYTPLHVACHYGNVKMVNFLLKNQAKVNAKTKNGYTPLHQASQQGHTHIINLLLHHGASPNELTANGNSALSIARRLGYISVVDTLKVVTEETLTTQTVTEKHKMNVPETMNEVLDMSDDEVHKANVPEMITEEYFSDVEEEMDVGNICISYSCDDAMTGDTDKYLAPQDLRELGDDSLPQEGYMGFSVGARSQSLRSFSSDRSNTLNRSSFTRDSMMIEEMLAPNKEMMLCKERSFIVEHNKHLAVAKDFDSESLRRYSWTADALDNVNLVSSPIHSGFSSPLPQYDSRFLVSFMVDARGGSMRGSRHNGMRIIIPPRKCTAPTRITCRLVKRHKLASPPPMVEGEGLASRLVEVGPAGAQFLGPVIVEIPHFGSMRGQERELILLRSDNGETWKEHLYDCKTDDLNQLLNGMDEELDSPEELERKRICRIITKDFPQYFAVVSRIRQETNQMGPEGGTLCSRSVPLVQASFPEGALTKKIKVGLQAQPVPDDTVKKILGNRATFSPIVTVEPRRRKFHKPITMTIPVPPLSGEGLTNGYKGDCTPCLRLLCSITGGTSPAQWEDITGTTPLTFVNDCVSFTTNVSARFWLADCHQIPETVALATQLYRELICVPYMAKFVVFAKMNDPVESRLRCFCMTDDKVDKTLEQQENFEEVARSKDIEVLEGRPIYVDCYGNLAPLAKAGQQLVLNFYAFKENRLPFCVKVRDPSQEACGRLTFLKECKTIKGLPQTAVCNLNITLPAVKKEMESDAEDETEKPERRHTFASLALRKRYSYLAEPALKTAVERSTAARTLPAGYPHKPVFPTRPYPPWSTAPITVPGQTRPGVGGSVASTDSPAGSPAASPLKSTWPLSSPSPACPATIKATLGAPPPVPTLSSPVKSISDIVSSSPIRSYRTMPSPIKTVVQQGQYPVQASASLVSSGSPCKPATDPASIKNLASAYTSRTSPLHSISNGPVPERSSAPITAPASPKTPYNMYNANLPFKTALGSTVVTDAVAPNLPSGKSISSLSSLKTSVDSTLSSRGGRTSLSSLSSTGQTTIASSELSMMNGSVSPVKYPSSSSTPSSPSSRLISERSSSLQERIQATTQAATSGVSAAINEAIDSYSVSGYGTLKTQSSSRRSATASSAYGSMRSVVASPSSAVSSNTVTVPVYSLVNVIPETPVKPGPGSLKMALPDSPRPSSSSSSSLSSCVTTSKINSQLKSPPFITPPIIHPTAASNQEILKDVADMKEDLIRMSAILQTDTQTAAKTVQTSNTGTPKETKLEDEEPFTLVEKVKEDLVKVSEILQKDIMSEGKAIAGKERPSEDEWEEFSKDEIEEAQRSTLTDYYPLFDENTLLLKHQSMSSKDLELAKVVDFLTNDFGANSLSKMTELKCKYEEATKREGEEKQKRVLKPSMSIQEHKLKMPPPVSGMLRSPSEKDLSKLAESYQGSETILESPEDLSHEQDKSPLSDSGFETRSEKTPSAPQSAESTGPKPLFTDSPIPPCVTETRTEVVHIRSYEQPDDPCEPLLMEEAASAPPSIEPDPASISSTKALQMKMPEEDSMMNKSVCLKEETHITTTTRMVYHKPQLTDGAEIREEGMSVSDIMKAFQSGRDPSKELAGLFEHKASQDSVKGDELTPRFLDRDIKSKPKVERIIEVHIEKGHSTTEPTEVIIRETKKHPELYVYKGDRGIRELTDYDEAQQEEEELTAEESLPSFLETSRVNTPVSQEEDSRPSSAQLMADDSYKALKLLSQHSIEYCDDELSEIRGESYRFAEKMLLSEKLDVSSMSHSDTEDSAMMTDKSRHLIHEENGSRGAESMSQQQGSPKREFVSKSSKDGSPKSGKFLHREEPSPFDKVTVLHYSTDQGSPKHAVWMRFTEDKHDRSRDKLLYEDRVDQTVKEAEEKLCEVSQFFRDKTEKLNDELQSPEKKPMRREVKEPRSWPSSACSSPEKTQQKSKAGEEVFSKSKLREPSVVKMFGSTPTTEKKSSSLPSSPQKSVLSHTSDDKIKQQTKTSESAPSSPAHVKSTSKVSAVRMKFESEAQKQSQSSPTKVPPPVQPKPSIKKLQESKLPVYQFFAGGKASKVSEASEDETFKKDVEQDKCDATDSSKPAVISTSKAPKHIGEKLPNKNIPEASLRRPISETENDKATAKGKDVHSSVTQEFKESNKVQKVQTSIVHDAVRLLEKESDAKKYQQITKSESASKEVIAELPKKDGEEPLNKNLRKKTESQIPIRTASSTLDNDLTKKQTIIKPSQIPTLSKSKIQMSLETTPAKTDENLTFEILDNAPKDSNSNNLPSPREMLENVINPPAATTTKENFKGIKTLPVYVGVQVGRQAEREAKGALYTVKQKSNSAISPISPDDDTLEQVSFIDSSGKSPLTPETPSSEEVSYDLTVRTPDGFMGFMPGKPSPILEVSEESEEDDQGKVFFSFKEALPERKTDIHATQADLANANKQETEMNDNLQELTNRFNQQVTTANGEYEEITGQEHQEVSKDKGIAYIEFPPPPPLDSASEISDPERKGSCASSETETEMMEVNLQEEHDRYLLTEPIIRIQPPSPVPPGEDDSQSNGDEGDDDESIFQPIPCKKFTFKVPEEEEEKKKDKEKATKSKKHDKNGNNKELNGGTNGSNGSYGSNGSNGSNGSNDKGEDYEYEQNGNDQSITDCSIATTAEFSHDTDATEIDSLDGYELQDEDDGLCEQADLRLFGLPDSRRDVWATDTFRSTDRSFPQTKLEVIEEEKTPEECQKDTFKKDTPSNGGKPDAVSKDGVTSQEQKPSDKEGFSDTYFSYKLEEEFNSPFKTVATKGLDFDPWSSKGGEEDIVDMGGTRGSNGEPKPFGLAVDEQSQATTPDTTPARTPTDDSTPTSEPNPFPFHEGKMFEMTRSGAIDMSKRDMVEERLQFFQIGPQSPCERTDLRMAIVADHLGLSWTELARELDFSVDEINFIRVENPNSLTAQSFMLLKKWVHRDGKNATTDALTAVLTKINRLDIVTLLEGPIFDYGYHNIDLELQTPTELNYEPPTPLRSDDFFSEGDASLDSPSKTTLTRPSDLSLTQTTSTISSDPLTVAPAPGPCGSVPPIVGAEDTALTTGEKVEDKLVSYERPDNDRRAVEKSGTEELKAGPVVGLERNQKEDAVSDVAQGNGRREEEEEEEEEEEMTQERLQSLLEDIKLEGGLEDEEMTEERVNAILEQVRQAEKVMCSVPGWRGEMSDTIAESSLHGTQEGSPDSMEQPQAQADRQNGGQTDAAWEGKEKEAKKKGSQEDGSTAGPSRGREEGGDRSQHKVQGRVRAEESGSDEETTVTTRVYRRRVILKGEEAKNIPGESVTEEQFTDEDGNLVTRKVIRKVVRRVFNSEERRESESETVTEEGAGAGGVGGGVADAPSAGAAAAAAGGGGGGGGASGGKGKRRGKRSRQGHKAEKSGEEAQRGKNEPGDGANKKQGKRSQS